CTCAGTTTGGAGAATTTTAGTGTTTTGTAGTGAACTGTAATAGTAGTTTTGCATATCTCAACCAATGTCTCTCAGGAAGCCACCACTTCCTCGCCTTCTGCTCAACCAGGTCTCTTGCATGCGGAATGCCCAACAAATCCTTAGAAATGTTAACGTCTCGATCCATGATGGCAGTGCGCTCGTGTTAACCGGGACCAATGGTTCAGGTAAAACAACATTCCTACGAATGTTGGCTGGATTCTCTCGGCCTTCTACAGGTGAGATCCTATGGAATGGCCATGACATTACAGAATCAGGAGTGTTCCATCAATACAAGCTGCAGCTGAACTGGCTCTCACTAAAAGATGCCATTAAAGAGAACTTCACCGTCATCGACAACGTTCAATGGTTCGAGGTGCTTGAGGGGAAGCAAGGCAAGTCATTGCCTTCCCTCCAATTGATGGGGCTTGGAAAATTGGCTAAAGAGAAGGCGAGAATGCTATCGATGGGGCAACGGAAACGACTTCAGCTAGCAAGATTGTTGGCCCTTGACAGACCAATTTGGCTGCTTGATGAGCCTTCAGTTGCATTAGATGATGATGGGGTGAAGCTGCTGGAATACATCATTGCAGAGCATAGAAAGAAAGGTGGAATTGTTATTGTAGCAACACATATTCCAATAAAGATTGAAGATGCCATGATCTTGAGGCTTCCACCGCGGTTCCCACGGAGAATGACATTGGTTGATATGCTTGATCGGGCTGACATATCATAGCTACAAACTCCGAAAGGTGAACTTTTTGCCATTTGGGAAGATCTGAATCTTCgtatttatacatttttatacATTCATTTATAAGTTTATTAGGAAGATTTACACGGAAATCACGATTTTGACCTCAATCATTTCTTATTACTATTCGAGGACAATAAGCCCAACTTTATCATCTATCATGATAACTCGACCTTCCATTAGGTTTTTGTAAGGGTTGAACCATCTTATAACTTCCGATGAGATTTACCCAATTCATGATTATGATCCATTTGACTTTCAAATGTAATTAAGTTGTCAACGTTCCAATGATTTCACTTGGAATTAACTTATTAACACTATTTCACTCTAGGGAAGGTTTATGCCATTTGATGTGATATTCCTcctagaaaattaaaatttagcaTACAatacttttttctatttaggattaaataaaatattattttatttctcttcaagGAGTAGCCTCTACTTAGGCATATCTATCTATCTTTGAACATATAAGTATTTAGTATGCAATCTCCATTGCATATCCTAACTAGAGTTCGGTAATGACATGTAACTCGTTTATAATGCGAGTATGTCTAATCACAATTCACAATTCACATCAGCATAGACTCATAATATTGACATTCATGTTCATAAGATTATAGTAGCATATAATTCCCAAAACTATATACGTGCAATGCTATATGTTTGACGTAACCTAGGAGTACTAAAACGCCACAATGATGGTCAAAGTCTATAGTTTTTAGatactaataataaatgtgATACATAGGCTCATCAAGTTAcatcattttaaaactgtcATTCAATAaggattgatttttttaaaaaaaaaactaaaatttaagtatAGTTCTTCCTCTCGTGCAAGACCACCTTTCGCTACATAATTACTGCATCTAATGATCAACAACATCCAAGACCACAACGCTATTATGAGGCCTACAAAGTGCAAGAATCCTATGCACTGAAAATTTGAACGATTTCTGCAGATAAACAATTTTTACAATGAAAAAAACTTGTCTTAATAAGAAGAATCCTGAGCATAATCTCTGGCAAAACCAGTGAATTTCTCCTTAGAAAGCATGACAACATATAAGAACgggtgaaagaaagaaaaggaggggccaaatagaacaaaaaatatcttaatttggCTATTTCTGAAGTATTGAAGTTCGACATCATGTATACAAACCAACATTGGTAATCTGACTAAGAATAATTCCAACTTAACTATATTCCAGTTCCTATAAGAGAAATGCATAAAGACAGCGCCTTCCCTTCCAAAGAAAGCACATGAACTAAAGATAaaggtgaagaaagaaatagcTTGAGCAAAATCGCTTCCTACCCAAAAGCTTAAAGGACTAGGCAGGCAAATCAACCTTGAAGATTTTGTCAGTGCAAGCATCAGAAACTTCATATACTTTCAAACATAGCGACACATCCATATTCACGAATCCGATGCGATCAAAAGATGGCTCTTAAGAAAGCTCTAGAATCCTCGGTCGCTTTTTTgatttacctttttctttgctttcacTTCTATTATTGGTTTTTCTAGACTTCGATCTTTTCAGTTTAACTGACAATCTATTCCCACGGTCGGTATTCTTATTGTCACTCTTTTCATTATCATCGTCATTGTTGTCACTTGTAATGCTATCATCACTATTCTCTTCAGACTCTGATtcactactactactactccTACTACAATTCAATGGAATCACAGGCTGATTACCAATTATTGCAGATTCAGCAGCAGCCACAGCTTCAGGAGTATGAAGATCAGCAATGCCCAACATCAGATCCtgtttaaatcaaattatgaCATTATGAACAATGAAAAACCAAGCTCCCACATCCACAACCACGTAATTACAAGGAAGAGTGACTTACCAATTCAATGACTTCTGATTCATCGCCATTAAGGGCttcaatatcatatttttcagCATCATCCTATGACAATTAACAAGAATGTATAGGTCAAGAACTACTAAAGTTGTTTGTGTTCAGATTCAAATTTAGGTGGTAATTGGTCAACATGCAAACCTTTGCATCCAATTGCAGCTTTTTATTAGCTTCCGATAATACTCCTAAGAAGTCTTTGACTCTTCCCAATACTGCAACAAGTGAAGGAAGTGAGCAACGCTTGCAACTCCAAAGAAGGAACAAGCACTGtaacatattcaaatataatgCAGACATGTTCTATGTTCTAAATGTAGTAGTCAGGAAGTAATTTGCCTACTTCAAATGACATAAAAGGGGGAGGTAAGTTCCCAGCTGAAGTGCATGGTGTTAAATTGTTCGAAACAGTGCTACAAACAATCTCTACATTTCATCTCATAATAATGCTATAAGTTAGAAATATTTAGTAACAATGCTACAATGTTACATAGTCAGTAATTCTCCAACCACTCTATGTTACACCCAACTACATTATATTGCTACATTCTTTTAAACGTGCAACTCAAAATCCATTTCATCAATGTTAACAACTTTTGCACTATAAAACCAATATATTTCCAGCCTACGAGACAACCAAGATTGGGTACCAACTAGTGAGTAATTACCATCCATCCATCAGGCACAGATGTCCCTCCATAGATCTTGCAACAAGCACATTTCTtattttacaataaatttCATAACCATCTTTTGGGAAGAGGATCCTTGGTAAAAAATTGTACTCTTTGACTAACCTAATCTTTCATAGACTTTACAATCTAGACGAAATTAAACACAAACTAGGGACGACTGTTGAAACAAGGATTTAATGGGTGGATGCTAAATTTCCAGGACACCTTTTTCTTGACAGAGAATAACATATCCATGTCTGCATTTAGCAGCATTTAGCCTGCTAaaagtgatatgaaccaagagacatcattcatacaatatTATGAAgatgtaaataaaatgtcttaaaatacaataactctaaattactctaaattgtaacccacccaaaatttataaccatcaaacttcattaATGTGAGATGAATTGCAacctcttttgataattttgacaacattttcttcttcacatcttcattgaagtatattgtatgaatgatgtctcttggttcatatcaaaaaGTCAATGCACTAAAAATGCTAAGCTCGTGTCCAGGTTTCGAATGGTTAGGAATAACTAGTccccacaatggtatgatattgtccactttgagcataagctctcatggctttgctttgggcctccccaaaaggccttataccaatggagatgtattccttacctataaactcatgatcattccctaaattagccaatgtggactccctcccaataGTCTTCAACTCCCTCCCAATAGTCTTCAACGTAAAC
This portion of the Cucurbita pepo subsp. pepo cultivar mu-cu-16 chromosome LG08, ASM280686v2, whole genome shotgun sequence genome encodes:
- the LOC111800292 gene encoding uncharacterized protein LOC111800292 isoform X2, with product MRHASKDLLCLERKDLPSSSLESSLLVCKKNSTSKEPCRNEKPITEPAPKSQVLGRVKDFLGVLSEANKKLQLDAKDDAEKYDIEALNGDESEVIELDLMLGIADLHTPEAVAAAESAIIGLIIALWSWMLLIIRCSNYVAKGGLAREEELYLNFSFFFKKINPY
- the LOC111800292 gene encoding uncharacterized protein LOC111800292 isoform X5, with protein sequence MRHASKDLLCLERKDLPSSSLESSLLVCKKNSTSKEPCRNEKPITEPAPKSQVLGRVKDFLGVLSEANKKLQLDAKDDAEKYDIEALNGDESEVIELDLMLGIADLHTPEAVAAAESAIIG
- the LOC111800291 gene encoding ABC transporter I family member 1; its protein translation is MSLRKPPLPRLLLNQVSCMRNAQQILRNVNVSIHDGSALVLTGTNGSGKTTFLRMLAGFSRPSTGEILWNGHDITESGVFHQYKLQLNWLSLKDAIKENFTVIDNVQWFEVLEGKQGKSLPSLQLMGLGKLAKEKARMLSMGQRKRLQLARLLALDRPIWLLDEPSVALDDDGVKLLEYIIAEHRKKGGIVIVATHIPIKIEDAMILRLPPRFPRRMTLVDMLDRADIS
- the LOC111800292 gene encoding uncharacterized protein LOC111800292 isoform X3, which produces MRHASKDLLCLERKDLPSSSLESSLLVCKKNSTSKEPCRNEKPITEPAPKSQVLGRVKDFLGVLSEANKKLQLDAKDDAEKYDIEALNGDESEVIELDLMLGIADLHTPEAVAAAESAIIEIVQIFSA
- the LOC111800292 gene encoding uncharacterized protein LOC111800292 isoform X1, which produces MRHASKDLLCLERKDLPSSSLESSLLVCKKNSTSKEPCRNEKPITEPAPKSQVLGRVKDFLGVLSEANKKLQLDAKDDAEKYDIEALNGDESEVIELDLMLGIADLHTPEAVAAAESAIIGNQPVIPLNCSRSSSSSESESEENSDDSITSDNNDDDNEKSDNKNTDRGNRLSVKLKRSKSRKTNNRSESKEKGKSKKRPRILELS